The proteins below are encoded in one region of Candidatus Goldiibacteriota bacterium:
- a CDS encoding redoxin domain-containing protein, with product MLKPGEHAGDFVLKNQSDVEVNTADFTGKRLLLSFHPLAWTGVCAKQMKSLEDNYDAFEDLNVVPLGISCDPAPSKKAWAESLEIEQTDLLSDFWPHGEISKKMDVFIEKMGISGRFNIILGADRKVLWSKIYPIKEVPDIKEVLEFLKKRK from the coding sequence ATGTTAAAACCTGGGGAACATGCCGGAGATTTTGTATTAAAAAATCAGTCGGATGTTGAAGTTAATACCGCTGACTTTACGGGAAAAAGGCTTCTGTTATCGTTTCATCCGCTTGCATGGACCGGCGTGTGCGCCAAACAGATGAAATCGCTTGAAGATAATTATGACGCTTTTGAAGATTTAAATGTTGTGCCGTTGGGGATAAGCTGTGACCCTGCGCCTTCCAAAAAAGCGTGGGCTGAATCCCTTGAAATTGAACAGACAGACCTTCTGTCCGATTTCTGGCCGCACGGCGAAATAAGCAAAAAAATGGATGTGTTTATTGAAAAGATGGGTATATCCGGAAGGTTCAATATAATACTTGGGGCGGACAGAAAAGTCCTGTGGTCAAAGATATATCCTATAAAAGAAGTTCCGGATATTAAAGAAGTCCTGGAATTTCTTAAAAAAAGAAAATAA
- the bcp gene encoding thioredoxin-dependent thiol peroxidase, whose product MKKASGKKAVKGLKKIIKKAVKKSNGKAALKTGDIAPAFCLKDSAEKNVCLKDFKGRWVVLYFYPKDNTPGCTIEARDFSKELSGFEELGCEVLGISGDSCESHRKFIKNHNLKLTLLSDESKNVLKVYGVWQKKNMMGREYMGIVRTTILIDPKGKIASVWEKVSVAGHAAEVLMKLKETGAN is encoded by the coding sequence ATGAAAAAAGCATCTGGGAAAAAAGCGGTAAAAGGTTTAAAAAAAATTATAAAGAAAGCCGTAAAAAAAAGCAACGGCAAGGCCGCGCTAAAAACCGGTGACATCGCTCCGGCCTTCTGCCTTAAAGACAGCGCTGAAAAAAACGTATGCCTTAAAGATTTTAAAGGCAGGTGGGTTGTGCTGTATTTTTACCCCAAAGACAACACTCCGGGCTGCACCATTGAAGCCAGGGATTTTTCCAAAGAACTTTCCGGCTTTGAAGAACTTGGCTGTGAAGTGCTTGGCATTTCCGGCGACAGCTGCGAAAGCCACAGGAAATTTATAAAAAACCATAACCTTAAACTTACGCTTTTAAGCGATGAATCAAAAAACGTGCTTAAAGTCTACGGAGTGTGGCAGAAGAAAAACATGATGGGCAGGGAATATATGGGAATTGTCCGTACAACAATTTTAATTGATCCAAAGGGTAAAATAGCATCTGTGTGGGAAAAAGTGTCGGTTGCCGGCCACGCGGCTGAAGTTCTTATGAAGTTAAAGGAAACCGGCGCAAATTAA
- a CDS encoding 2-oxoacid ferredoxin oxidoreductase (catalyzes the coenzyme A-dependent decarboxylation of 2-oxoacids, such as pyruvate and 2-oxoglutarate): MANLYGKENVEIAWCPGCGNFGIRNIVMNALTELAIPKENLVFVSGIGQAAKAPQYYNTSYFNGLHGRSLPPAAAIKAANPLLKVIVESGDGDMYGEGGNHFIHAIRRNSDITVIVHNNMVYGLTKGQASPTSRPGFTTPVQVDGVFENPLNPAALAIALDASFVARASAGEQEKSKEIIKAAINHKGFALVDIFSACVSFNKVNTHRWFKENTYIIEEGYDPKNKPEAFKKSLEEGPWPLGILYVNDNKPVFEEKLAPYLNKDNTPLYIRKREAGTVMDILNTKI; the protein is encoded by the coding sequence ATGGCAAATTTATACGGCAAGGAAAATGTTGAAATAGCATGGTGCCCCGGCTGCGGAAACTTTGGAATAAGAAATATAGTAATGAACGCGCTTACAGAACTTGCCATTCCCAAAGAGAATCTTGTTTTTGTTTCAGGAATCGGGCAGGCCGCTAAAGCGCCGCAATATTACAATACAAGCTACTTTAACGGGCTTCACGGAAGGTCGCTTCCGCCGGCAGCCGCGATTAAAGCGGCTAACCCGCTGCTTAAAGTGATAGTGGAAAGCGGAGACGGCGATATGTACGGCGAAGGCGGCAACCATTTTATTCACGCCATAAGAAGAAATTCCGACATCACGGTAATTGTGCACAATAATATGGTTTACGGCCTTACAAAAGGCCAGGCATCGCCCACGTCGCGCCCGGGGTTTACCACCCCCGTGCAGGTGGACGGCGTGTTTGAAAACCCGCTTAACCCGGCAGCCCTTGCCATAGCGCTTGACGCTTCTTTTGTGGCGCGCGCGTCAGCGGGAGAACAGGAAAAATCAAAAGAAATAATTAAGGCGGCGATAAATCATAAAGGGTTCGCGCTGGTGGATATTTTTTCCGCGTGTGTGTCGTTTAACAAGGTTAATACCCACAGGTGGTTTAAGGAAAACACATATATAATAGAAGAAGGGTATGACCCAAAGAATAAACCGGAGGCGTTTAAGAAAAGCCTTGAAGAAGGCCCATGGCCGCTGGGTATATTATACGTCAATGATAACAAGCCGGTGTTTGAAGAAAAGCTTGCGCCGTATTTAAACAAAGACAACACCCCGCTGTATATAAGAAAAAGGGAAGCAGGCACGGTAATGGATATATTAAACACAAAGATTTAA
- a CDS encoding rubrerythrin family protein, which yields MGKLKGTQTEKNLLASFAGESQARTRYTYFASAAKKEGYEQIAELFMETAENEKEHAKRFFKFLEGGMVEITAMYPAGVIGNTLENLKAAADGEQEEHTELYPGAAVTAEQEGFKEIAACYRNIAKVEAEHEARYRKLAANIEKGEVFKKSHVVRWKCRNCGFVHEGTEAPDKCPACVHPKAFFEIKESNY from the coding sequence ATGGGAAAACTTAAAGGGACACAGACAGAAAAAAACCTTCTGGCATCTTTTGCGGGGGAATCTCAGGCAAGGACGCGTTATACTTATTTTGCAAGCGCGGCTAAAAAAGAAGGGTATGAACAGATTGCAGAACTTTTTATGGAAACCGCGGAGAATGAAAAAGAACACGCAAAAAGATTTTTTAAATTTCTTGAAGGCGGAATGGTGGAAATTACCGCTATGTATCCGGCCGGAGTAATAGGCAATACTTTAGAAAACTTAAAAGCGGCAGCCGACGGCGAACAGGAAGAACACACAGAACTTTACCCGGGCGCTGCGGTAACGGCCGAACAGGAAGGGTTTAAAGAGATAGCCGCCTGTTACAGGAATATTGCAAAAGTGGAAGCGGAACATGAAGCACGCTACCGCAAACTTGCCGCTAATATTGAAAAAGGCGAAGTTTTCAAAAAGTCTCATGTTGTAAGGTGGAAATGCCGTAACTGCGGTTTCGTGCATGAAGGGACGGAAGCACCGGATAAATGCCCGGCGTGCGTCCATCCGAAGGCGTTTTTTGAAATTAAAGAATCCAACTATTAA
- a CDS encoding FprA family A-type flavoprotein yields the protein MAVKKIAQGINSVGAVDWDRKLFDELIPLPEGTSYNSYFIEGSEKCALIDTVDPVKTYELFKNLDFLGVTKIDYVIANHAEQDHSGSLPAVLKKFPGAKIVTNEKCKGFLKDFMPELNDSDFMAVADKQEISLGNRTLQFFLTPWVHWPETMVTLLKEDKILFTCDYFGSHVAVSDIFDTAHTYTSAKRYYAEIMSPFRNVIKKNMEIVRSINPAMICPSHGVVHTDPAKVMSWYDEWIKDDVKNYALVLYISMHHSMKAAAEHLADSLANKGVRTKLYNLSNADIGEIAMDLVDAATVIVCAPTVLAGVHPVAANVVYLFNALRTKTKFLSLITGWNWMEKAQEALAAMVPNFKGELIAPLKVQGYPKKADFEAIDAMAQAVVEKHKTINLI from the coding sequence ATGGCTGTAAAAAAGATAGCGCAGGGTATTAATTCGGTGGGGGCTGTTGACTGGGACAGAAAACTTTTTGACGAACTGATACCGCTTCCGGAAGGCACAAGTTACAACTCGTATTTTATTGAAGGCAGTGAAAAGTGCGCCTTAATTGACACGGTGGACCCGGTTAAGACCTATGAACTTTTTAAGAACCTTGATTTTCTGGGAGTCACGAAAATAGATTATGTAATCGCCAACCACGCGGAACAGGACCATTCCGGTTCTTTGCCGGCGGTCTTAAAGAAATTCCCCGGCGCGAAAATAGTGACCAATGAAAAATGCAAAGGTTTTTTAAAGGATTTTATGCCTGAACTTAACGACAGTGATTTTATGGCTGTCGCGGATAAGCAGGAAATATCCCTTGGAAACAGGACGCTTCAGTTTTTTCTTACGCCGTGGGTACACTGGCCGGAAACCATGGTTACCCTTTTAAAAGAGGATAAAATTCTTTTTACCTGCGACTATTTCGGTTCGCACGTGGCTGTTTCGGATATATTTGACACGGCGCACACATATACTTCCGCCAAAAGGTATTACGCGGAAATTATGTCGCCTTTTCGGAATGTGATAAAGAAAAACATGGAAATTGTGCGCTCCATCAATCCGGCAATGATATGCCCAAGCCACGGAGTGGTGCATACCGATCCGGCAAAAGTGATGTCATGGTATGACGAATGGATAAAGGACGACGTGAAAAATTACGCGCTTGTGCTTTATATCTCCATGCATCACAGCATGAAAGCGGCGGCGGAACACCTTGCCGATTCGCTGGCAAATAAAGGGGTAAGGACAAAACTGTATAACCTTTCAAACGCCGATATAGGCGAAATTGCAATGGACCTTGTGGACGCGGCAACGGTTATAGTCTGCGCGCCAACCGTGCTTGCGGGAGTTCATCCCGTGGCGGCCAATGTGGTGTACCTGTTTAACGCGTTAAGGACAAAGACAAAATTTTTATCACTTATAACAGGGTGGAACTGGATGGAAAAAGCGCAGGAAGCGCTTGCGGCAATGGTGCCAAATTTTAAAGGCGAGCTGATAGCGCCGCTTAAAGTTCAGGGATACCCCAAAAAAGCGGATTTTGAGGCCATAGACGCCATGGCACAGGCGGTAGTGGAAAAGCACAAAACAATCAATCTTATTTAA
- a CDS encoding ferritin family protein, which yields MSTVNIKDVFKVAIKIEENGKKFYEYAASMAGNKDIKGVMLALAKEEEKHKKTFEKMMTQLKGKYSLSEFSEQYMENLIVYIEEKIVFKKEKFNAAAAEKKMDNIIHAVDFAMDREQDSITLYEGIKNIVKKEHAEIVQQIIKEEQNHFLKLSMAKKLLEKNKTGGVRWLKKWGFTNVWYAVMLWKILYREKGNLSAAGNP from the coding sequence GTGAGCACTGTAAATATTAAAGATGTTTTTAAGGTGGCAATAAAGATAGAGGAAAACGGCAAAAAGTTCTATGAATACGCGGCATCAATGGCGGGAAATAAGGACATAAAAGGCGTGATGCTGGCGCTTGCCAAAGAAGAGGAAAAACATAAAAAGACCTTTGAGAAAATGATGACACAGCTTAAGGGCAAATATTCATTATCGGAGTTCTCTGAACAATACATGGAAAACCTTATAGTTTACATAGAAGAAAAAATTGTTTTTAAAAAGGAAAAGTTTAACGCGGCCGCGGCTGAAAAAAAGATGGATAATATAATTCATGCCGTGGATTTTGCAATGGACAGGGAGCAGGATTCAATTACCCTGTATGAAGGCATTAAAAACATTGTCAAAAAAGAACACGCGGAAATTGTGCAGCAGATAATAAAAGAAGAACAGAACCACTTTTTAAAACTTTCAATGGCAAAAAAACTGCTGGAAAAAAATAAAACAGGAGGAGTAAGATGGCTGAAAAAATGGGGATTTACAAATGTATGGTATGCGGTAATGTTGTGGAAGATATTGTACCGGGAAAAGGGGAACTTATCTGCTGCGGGGAACCCATGA
- a CDS encoding 2-oxoacid:acceptor oxidoreductase subunit alpha, whose translation MKIKSADNRVKREVSIVLSGEAGQGIQSIETILIKLIKQSGYNVFATKEYMSRVRGGVNATMLRVSQDRAAAPVDKTDIFIPLEKEALARYAYRLDKNTIIAGDAALLQDSRVNDIAFGKIAEALGNPLFSSMVAAGAACGIIGIGKETADDFIQKLFGKKGEETVNGNIKAFAAGYEAGARTAVKNNFKIKIDKNIKIQDEFMLSGADAVAIGAIAGGCSAAFAYPMTPGTSVFTALAEYSHKGQIAVEQAEDEIAAINMALGAWYAGARAMVSTSGGGFDLMTEGVSLAGITETPVVIHLAQRPGPATGYPTRTEQGDLNLALHAGHGDFARVILAPGNTLQAFELARKAFDTADKYQVPVFIMTDQYFVDTYYNIPRFEVKEHKNQNYIVETKEGYKRYALTKDGISPRGVPGFGTGCVCLDSDEHDEDGRITEDLSGIGLKMKEKRMKKSALLNAAAIKPSLYGNKNYKTIFICWGSVLNTALEAIKISGLKDAAILHYSQVYPLHKSTADIIKKAKKAVMIENNQTGQFAGLIKKETGLDIGHKILRYDGLAFSADGLAELMKKSAAIKGKKIRKPAEKKKGRR comes from the coding sequence ATGAAAATAAAGTCAGCCGATAACAGGGTAAAACGCGAAGTATCAATAGTTTTGTCCGGCGAAGCAGGCCAGGGAATCCAGTCAATAGAAACCATCCTTATAAAACTTATAAAACAGTCCGGGTATAATGTCTTTGCCACCAAAGAATATATGTCACGCGTGCGCGGCGGCGTTAATGCCACTATGTTAAGGGTATCGCAGGACAGGGCGGCGGCCCCCGTGGATAAGACGGATATTTTCATCCCCCTTGAAAAAGAAGCGCTTGCAAGATACGCGTACAGGCTTGATAAAAACACAATAATAGCGGGCGATGCGGCATTGTTACAGGATAGCCGTGTAAATGATATTGCTTTTGGCAAAATTGCCGAAGCTCTTGGAAATCCTTTATTTTCTTCCATGGTGGCGGCAGGAGCGGCGTGCGGAATTATAGGCATAGGAAAAGAAACAGCGGATGATTTTATTCAAAAACTTTTCGGTAAAAAAGGCGAAGAGACAGTAAACGGAAATATAAAAGCTTTTGCCGCCGGTTATGAAGCGGGCGCGCGGACCGCGGTTAAAAATAATTTCAAAATTAAAATAGATAAAAATATAAAAATACAGGATGAATTTATGCTGTCAGGCGCGGACGCTGTGGCAATAGGCGCGATAGCCGGCGGCTGCAGCGCGGCATTCGCCTACCCGATGACGCCGGGGACTTCCGTGTTTACCGCGCTTGCGGAATATTCGCATAAAGGGCAGATTGCGGTGGAGCAGGCAGAAGATGAAATAGCGGCGATTAATATGGCGCTGGGCGCGTGGTACGCGGGGGCAAGGGCAATGGTATCCACTTCGGGCGGCGGTTTTGACCTTATGACAGAAGGGGTGTCGCTGGCGGGAATAACAGAAACTCCCGTGGTTATTCACCTGGCGCAAAGGCCGGGGCCTGCAACAGGATACCCCACAAGGACAGAGCAGGGCGATTTAAACCTTGCGCTGCACGCGGGGCACGGCGATTTCGCGCGCGTAATTCTTGCGCCGGGCAATACGCTGCAGGCGTTTGAACTTGCGCGGAAGGCGTTTGACACGGCGGATAAATATCAGGTGCCTGTTTTTATAATGACAGACCAGTATTTTGTGGATACGTACTACAACATACCGCGGTTTGAAGTAAAAGAACACAAAAATCAGAATTATATAGTTGAAACAAAAGAAGGTTACAAACGCTACGCGCTTACAAAAGACGGAATTTCACCGCGCGGCGTGCCCGGGTTTGGCACCGGATGTGTGTGCCTTGATTCAGACGAGCACGATGAAGACGGAAGGATAACAGAAGACTTGTCCGGCATCGGGCTTAAGATGAAAGAAAAAAGGATGAAAAAATCCGCGCTGTTAAACGCGGCTGCAATTAAACCTTCCCTGTACGGAAACAAAAATTATAAAACTATTTTTATATGCTGGGGTTCGGTTTTAAATACAGCGCTGGAAGCCATAAAAATTTCCGGTTTAAAAGACGCGGCAATACTTCACTATTCCCAGGTTTATCCGCTTCATAAAAGCACGGCTGATATAATTAAGAAAGCAAAAAAAGCCGTGATGATAGAAAATAATCAGACAGGCCAGTTTGCAGGGCTTATAAAAAAAGAAACCGGGCTGGATATCGGCCATAAAATTCTGCGCTATGACGGGCTGGCTTTTTCCGCGGACGGGCTGGCAGAATTGATGAAAAAGAGCGCGGCTATTAAAGGAAAGAAGATAAGAAAACCGGCCGAAAAAAAGAAAGGGAGGCGCTGA
- a CDS encoding transcriptional repressor, translated as METSEKTEKEVAALLKGKKIRPSVIRVKVLKYLLDKRNHPTADRLFNSLENEIPTLSRTSIYNTLKTFLEEGIVSEITIEDGISRYDAFTGRHGHFICEKCGGVSDFNVKCATCVPEWLKGYKVTQEHVYLKGLCPECVKSRGKK; from the coding sequence GTGGAGACATCTGAAAAAACGGAAAAGGAAGTTGCGGCTCTCTTAAAAGGAAAAAAAATAAGGCCGTCGGTAATAAGGGTGAAGGTGCTTAAATACCTTCTTGATAAAAGAAACCATCCCACGGCAGACCGGTTGTTTAATAGCCTTGAAAATGAAATACCCACACTGTCAAGGACAAGTATATACAATACGTTAAAGACTTTTTTAGAAGAAGGCATTGTGTCAGAAATCACCATAGAAGACGGTATTTCCAGGTATGACGCTTTTACGGGAAGGCACGGCCATTTTATCTGTGAAAAATGCGGCGGCGTAAGCGATTTTAATGTCAAATGCGCCACATGCGTGCCGGAATGGTTAAAGGGGTATAAGGTCACGCAGGAACACGTGTATCTTAAAGGTTTGTGTCCGGAGTGCGTAAAGAGCAGGGGGAAAAAATAA
- a CDS encoding ferritin, protein MKIGKKMEEAINKQVNAEIYSAYLYLSMSAKCTEVNLKGFANWFYVQSQEEMTHAMKFYRFILERSGHAVFPAVETVRDDWKSPLEMFEAAYAHEQKVTALINNLMDIAIAEKDHASASMLKWFIDEQVEEEANSSELAEKLKLIGDSKDALFMIDKELSLRVFVDSTQAGV, encoded by the coding sequence ATGAAAATCGGAAAGAAGATGGAAGAGGCAATCAACAAACAGGTTAACGCGGAAATTTATTCGGCGTACCTTTACCTTTCAATGTCAGCCAAGTGCACCGAAGTAAACCTTAAGGGTTTTGCCAACTGGTTTTACGTGCAGTCGCAGGAAGAAATGACGCACGCGATGAAATTCTACCGTTTCATACTTGAAAGAAGCGGACACGCGGTATTCCCGGCGGTTGAAACCGTTCGCGATGACTGGAAATCGCCCCTGGAAATGTTTGAAGCGGCGTACGCCCACGAACAGAAAGTGACAGCTTTGATAAACAATCTTATGGACATAGCCATTGCCGAAAAAGACCACGCGTCCGCGTCAATGTTAAAGTGGTTTATTGACGAGCAGGTGGAAGAAGAGGCTAATTCATCCGAACTGGCGGAAAAACTTAAATTAATAGGCGATTCAAAAGACGCGCTTTTTATGATAGATAAAGAATTGTCATTAAGGGTATTTGTGGATTCCACCCAGGCAGGCGTGTAA
- a CDS encoding desulfoferrodoxin, which yields MAEKMGIYKCMVCGNVVEDIVPGKGELICCGEPMKLMDEKNKDGAGEKHVPVIEASGDGVLVKIGSVPHPMEADHWIQFIEVISTDGFVTRKDLNPGDKPEVFFQIPVAKISVVREFCNKHGLWAK from the coding sequence ATGGCTGAAAAAATGGGGATTTACAAATGTATGGTATGCGGTAATGTTGTGGAAGATATTGTACCGGGAAAAGGGGAACTTATCTGCTGCGGGGAACCCATGAAGCTTATGGATGAAAAAAACAAGGACGGCGCCGGCGAAAAACACGTTCCTGTAATAGAAGCATCAGGGGACGGAGTTTTGGTTAAAATTGGTTCAGTGCCGCATCCTATGGAAGCTGACCACTGGATACAGTTTATAGAGGTGATATCCACGGACGGATTTGTAACAAGAAAAGATTTAAACCCCGGGGACAAACCTGAAGTGTTTTTTCAGATTCCCGTGGCAAAGATATCGGTTGTAAGGGAGTTCTGTAATAAGCACGGCCTTTGGGCGAAGTAG